One window from the genome of Loxodonta africana isolate mLoxAfr1 chromosome 14, mLoxAfr1.hap2, whole genome shotgun sequence encodes:
- the MAFA gene encoding transcription factor MafA: protein MAAELAMGAELPSSPLAIEYVNDFDLMKFEVKKEPPEAERFCHRLPPGSLSSTPLSTPCSSVPSSPSFCAPSPGTGGGAGGGGGAAQAGGPPGPPSGGPGAVGGAAGKPALEDLYWMSGYQHHLNPEALNLTPEDAVEALIGSGHHGAHHGAHHPAAAAAYEAFRSQGFAGGGSSGSDDMGAGHHHGAHHAAHHHHAAHHHHAAHHHHHGGAGHGGGGAGHHVRLEERFSDDQLVSMSVRELNRQLRGFSKEEVIRLKQKRRTLKNRGYAQSCRFKRVQQRHILESEKCQLQSQVEQLKLEVGRLAKERDLYKEKYEKLAGRGGPGGAGAAGFPRESSPPQAGPGGAKGAPDFFL, encoded by the coding sequence ATGGCCGCGGAGCTGGCGATGGGCGCCGAGCTGCCCAGCAGCCCGCTGGCCATTGAGTACGTCAACGACTTCGACCTGATGAAGTTCGAGGTGAAGAAGGAGCCGCCCGAGGCCGAGCGCTTCTGCCACCGCCTGCCGCCCGGATCGCTTTCCTCGACGCCTCTCAGCACGCCCTGCTCCTCCGTGCCCTCCTCGCCCAGCTTCTGCGCGCCCAGCCCGGGCACCGGCGGCGGCGCGGGAGGCGGTGGCGGCGCGGCGCAGGCCGGGGGTCCCCCCGGGCCGCCGAGCGGGGGCCCCGGCGCCGTCGGGGGCGCCGCGGGGAAGCCGGCGCTGGAAGATCTTTACTGGATGAGCGGCTACCAGCACCACCTGAACCCCGAGGCGCTCAACCTGACGCCCGAGGACGCCGTGGAGGCACTCATCGGCAGCGGCCACCACGGCGCGCACCACGGCGCGCACCACCCGGCGGCCGCTGCGGCCTACGAGGCCTTCCGGAGCCAGGGCTTCGCGGGCGGCGGCAGCAGCGGCTCGGACGACATGGGTGCCGGCCACCACCACGGCGCGCACCACGCCGCGCACCACCACCACGCCGCGCACCACCACCACGCCgcgcaccaccaccaccacggaGGCGCGGGccacggcggcggcggcgcgggccACCACGTGCGGCTGGAGGAGCGCTTCTCCGACGACCAGCTGGTGTCCATGTCTGTGCGCGAGCTGAACAGGCAGCTTCGCGGCTTCAGCAAGGAGGAGGTGATCCGACTGAAGCAGAAGCGGCGCACGCTCAAGAACCGCGGCTACGCGCAGTCGTGCCGCTTCAAGCGGGTGCAGCAGCGGCACATTCTGGAGAGCGAGAAGTGCCAGCTCCAGAGCCAGGTGGAGCAGCTGAAGCTGGAGGTGGGGCGCCTAGCCAAGGAGCGGGACCTGTACAAGGAGAAATACGAGAAGCTGGCGGGCCGGGGTGGTCCAGGGGGCGCGGGCGCAGCCGGCTTTCCGCGGGAGTCCTCGCCGCCGCAGGCCGGCCCGGGCGGGGCCAAGGGCGCGCCAGACTTCTTCCTGTGA